The Brassica napus cultivar Da-Ae chromosome C1, Da-Ae, whole genome shotgun sequence DNA segment AATCTCCTTGTAAAGAAAGTTTGTTCCTAGTCTCTGATCAATTCAGAGGTGACACCTACTACGTCGAGCTGCTTCACACTTTGCTGTGCGCAAGTTTGGATATTTTCTGCGTAACTCCGACTCAGGACATCAATAAACCAGAAAGCCCTGAATGGCCAGGATTGCTAATAGATGAAGGAGCATGCCGTTTGCTGTTTGAAACAAGCGAAATCCCTGATGAACCTTGTTCCAAAAAGCGTAAAACCGATGCAGGATTGCTCTTTATGATGGAGGTCGAGGAAGAAACAAGTGGCATGGATGATGTTGGTCAGAAAGAACGGTAGGATTTATAGAATAATGAATGTCAGCAAGATGACATAAAATGTAGAAATGTGGTGGCAAGTTAAACAACAAATTGATTTAAGAGGGATGGCATGTTAAGGGATTACTTGATTTTGTTGGTCACAAGTCAACATTTGTATTCAgttagttttgttatttgtcTTGAGATGAAGATCAACATTATATTACACAAAACCGTACTTGTATGTTTTAGCCTATACATATCAACATCTGAAAATGAGTAGTCATACAAAACATTCAATTTTGTGGTGTTTCATTTGGTTGTTTCTTATTGCAAAAAAGCTTAAGCTTAAGCCAATTGCCTCATGCCATGTTACTGAACCAAAGGTACAATCAATTGCGCATCCCAACTATTAGTCATTATTGTAATCATCCTCATCACACTACGTACCATTCTCTTAGTACATAATTAATGTGACTAAATTTCGATTCAACTCTCGATCGCCTTGCATCATGGAGCTGTGACATTGAAACATCTTGCCTCCTCTGTTTTACCGTAAATGAATCCAGGGACCATTTTGTTCAATGAATGTTCTTACTCTTCAGAAGTCTGGTCTCGGATTTGTGCTCAGCTTAATCATCAGGCTCCTCCATTTGCTTGGAACGCTGTATTGCATATTGGCTAATGGTAGTTTCCTCTTATTCTCTCAAAACCACTGCCCTTCTCCAAGGGTTGCAAGCTTGCGTTTATGGGTTGAGATTTAGAAAGACATAGCTAAACGGTAATAGAACAAATTAGTTGAGCATCTTTTAAATAGTTATAACCtcaatttttgtaaattttttaactAACTTTATTCTGTGTGGCAGTTGTGTATGCCttctaaatctatattattaaaagagaagtacccatttgaaaatgttcttaattcattaattaaactctttttttttgcttgtctttttcagttgcatttatgaaatatcctaaaacgaataaaactgcctaatttattacttgtcttttcagttacattaatgaaatatgcttaaatgaatttaaacttcctattttattgtttgtctttttcagttaccttaatgaaatatccttaaataaatttagacataatgtcatttaatcaaccaaaaaaactcatgagttatccttacgtgcataattttaataatggagatttttaaaaacgtgcatcattaaaatgttacctaaaacatgcagcactaatatataacatgcatcaataaaattagaatttgactcacacaattgtacggatattattttcagttgattaaatttaaaaataattatttattcaaaaaatatttaagaatggctatgtttttaaaaattatatggtattatttgctcataactcatttgtcatttgataaattgttagaaagaaaattttagcataatataactcagttgtcatttgctaaatttatggtttttatttatatttttttttattatttaattatagtattttcattttatatttgaaagataaatgaattttctttcaaacaatatttttgtaaatgtattgttttaaaaataatcaattaaaattgttattatcattgaatatcattatttttgacataatttgagttttcgtttacatcaaaacttatcatattttaggataattttaatttaaaatgtaattttcatatttttcaaacaaattctaaaaatattttttaaatattttgttataattgttaaaaaaatattgagttgcatttcaaataaaaaagtaaagatatttaaaatattctaattaaaatatgtaaaattaaatatagttttaaggaaatggtcaaaataaaaataattacacataaaataatcatgatttttgttaactgggtggatcattatttatatgatatcacacacgaaagaaaaatttttgtttttaaaattatctaattaactctatactcatttttttttatattttttatatgatatcacacattcgtaaaaaaatagatagtttaagatgcaaaaaaaatatttacttaatgaatataatatgaacgaatattacaaatatatcatttaataaaataaataattaaaaactgaaaattcatatccgcgatGGCGCGCGGATCAGGGTCTAGTGCTATTtaaaagaattctagagcactTTATATAaatcatagtttaaaaatatactagGAACAATAtataacccaaaatataagaaacgtgtattatttcattaaataaaagttacagaattacctaatatgattaagaaatatttgataacaattttacatccttcttcatttttttaatttatattattaaaaaaattaaacaataacattaaccatacaataaaaaaattagattttttcttatatgatatattttgattttttttaaatgactttaaattaaaaaaataaggaaaccttatatgttatatttttcttatatgttaaattttttcttataagttatattttgaatatttttaaacgactttaaattataaaaatataagttttccttaaccatacgactaaaagcattaaaatgacatatatcaattcaatggttgatctgaaacctttcaaaaccatatggaagataaatgtcaaaataatttaactgtggaaacaatattgttcatttttttcaaaaatgtgttcggtggaaataaaataagatttttgtgtcataatttgtttaatgtccaatgcGATCAAcccataatatattaattttaatttagtttcataatttttaataaaaaattacctGATCtatcaaaaagaaattatataataacaacggaaaacatatataattgtatatgtataaataaaatgatcaaatacataaaaaaaaattatcaataatatatataaataaattcatcCAGTGTAACGCACATATCTTATCttagtaaaatattaatctACATAAAACACTTTCATATcgcaaaatgttttttttttttaaatagtgcAGGCAGTGGGGTTGGAACGGACGTCAAGTCTTCTTCTCCCAAAAGCTGCTT contains these protein-coding regions:
- the LOC125580636 gene encoding uncharacterized protein LOC125580636, whose product is MTAVFWDAQYCPFPLGSSADDIYHSIASALVERKFTDKISIWAYLGDDDKDGSALLGDKTWASRIYFLSAGDKASRRIRMANDILFWAKESPCKESLFLVSDQFRGDTYYVELLHTLLCASLDIFCVTPTQDINKPESPEWPGLLIDEGACRLLFETSEIPDEPCSKKRKTDAGLLFMMEVEEETSGMDDVGQKER